TGCAtcgccaaaaaactaaaaaacagtaCGGCGTTCAAAAcgtaacaaaaaaatgtaaaaaaaaaccctctgtgTCCTTAAGGCTAAACTAGGCTGCGTTTCCATGccctattttggcccaaaggagGTAACAATTTTTGGAGGATTTTTATCTACCCTATTAAAAAggtatagcttttttattttaccgtcgacgcggccgcatgagggttgttttttatgaactgtagttttcattggttccatttttaggtacataagatgttttgtaaaacttttatttatttattttatttttgatagcagggagagaaaacgcatcaattctgccatagatttttttcccaccatTATCTtcttgagggtggcttcacataagCGTGTTTTTACACgaacataggtgcgtacatacatacgagcaaaaacacgcgtgtatgcagctgtgtgcattgttctcaatggggccgcggctgctgccagtggctccattgaaaacaatgctctgccggcacccctgcattcttttgcagggaagagctttacatataagcccttccctgaaaaagattttagtgcaaaaaaataaaaaaaaatacttaccctccgccgctgccgtgacccccgcggggatgaagaacacatctgccacatgcagcagatgtttccttcactcctgctagttaaaagaattccctgctgctacatctgccacatctgtgacagatgcagcagaggaattcttttattccctaccgcagctgtcacacatgacagctgtggtagagaatcctgctgcaaacatccctgtcattggatttcagggaagggctttaaacataagcccttccctgaaaatccaataaaaatagtgtaaaaaaaaatacttacctgccggggctcagccggggcttctggcgctgtccctggctctgtagttctgagctggtagctctgattgtgattggctgagacccGGCAgctgagtatttttatttttttttacactattttaaatggattttcagggaagggcttatgaagcccttccctgaaatccagtgacggctgccggggcccagcggcaacttctcctgctgtccccggctctgtagcgctgctgacctatcagcagccggggatttaacatCCCTgcatgctggtagctctgattgtgattggctgaagaatcacaatcagagctaccagcaggcagggattttaaatccccgactgctgatagctcaggactacagagccggggacagcggcagaaatcgtggctgagccccgacagctgaagggaggtgagtttgtttttttttacactatttttattggattttcacgGAAggacttatgtttaaagcccttccctaaaatccaACGACGGGGAAGCTGTCATGTGCGACAGCTGCGGTaggaaattgaagaattcctctgctgcatctgtcacaaatgtggcaggtgcagcagcagggaattctttttactagtggggatgaaggaaacgtgtgccgcatgctgcagatgtgttcatccccgcgggggtcacggctccATGgagaacaatgcgtgcattccctatggtgcacgcatgtcctatctttgcagtcacacacctgtaaagcacggacctgTGTCTCTACACCgccctccatgtagtggccaccgcttgtaactgcaggcacggccctCACTGAAATAACCGCGAGCCGCGCCGTAATTCCTGAGCGACAGGCCGCGGCCGATCAACTACGGCCGACCTACGAGGACGATCGTCATCTCCCTGGATaccccctttaagggcttcttctTGGACTATTCTAACTCTGCGCTATTGTACGCGAGGTTTAAAAATCGGCGATGCGACCGATCCGGCGCTCTCTGCCCCGCGCCTAGGGCGAACGGCGAGGACAACCCTGGTGGCAACAGAACTTGTTACATCCGGGATTATCTGCCCGCCTGCTGACCCCTGGGGGTAATACACAACAGTCTCTGGTCGTGTCTCCATTCACATGGTGCGGTAATCAGCCGCTGCACACCTACAGCCTGCCTGGGCCGTGGGCCACTAGTCCCCGCGCTGTGGAAGCCCCCAGCACACGGGCAGCCCCCGGGACAAGCATTGTGACGGGTGACACCGAGGGAACGCCATTCGGGACGACACGTGGTCACTGCTACAACATGGCGGCCGCCACCCACTACGTCACCGGCTTCACAGCCCGCAGAGAACGCCCCGCCCACCGACGCACACGCGTCACGTGACGGCGGCGGCGCTGGCCTATATAAGGCGTGCTGTTGACGTCAGCGTTCTCTTCCGCCTGTTTGTCTGCTCTGAGGCAGACGGTCCGCTCCGGCTTCTCCCCCGTGAAAGAATCCATCGCCATCCGCCACAATGGTAAGCATCAGGCCGCGGGGGGGCGCCGCCGAGCTGTGTGCAGCGGCGGGCTCGGCGGCCGGGGGGTTAGCGGCGGGTTAGATGGTTGTTCAGGAAGTCCCGGCTGGACAATACCCGGCAGCCATTGCTGGCCGTCCTCCAGTGGTGCCGGCTGTTCCGGCGCCGCCTTCTGTATCccgcgccgctccccgccggctcTCCGCTGCCCTTCGTTATGTAACCGTTGGGGGCGCTGAGGCCGCCGTGACGCTGCAGTTCTGTTGTGTGCGGGCGGAGGAGCCGTGACGCTgctggccagcagggggagcGCTGGGGGGCTGACGGGGGAGCTCGGGGCCTGCAGTGGTGGCATTGGGGTGCTGACCGGCCTCGGTGCCTGCAGGTGTGGCGGAGCTCCGGGCTTGTTGGTGGCGCCCTCTGCTGGTTCTGTCCAGATGCTCCGGGGGTCTCGTTCCTGCCTCCGGTTGGTGGTTCTGTCTTCCTTCTGCGGTCAGTTAGGACAACGAACAGCTGACTCATGATGTCCTGGAGCGCCCCCCGCTGGCTGAGTTCAGTTTGGCCTGCAGTCCAGCATTTTGCTGGTGTTTACAGGAAGCAGCTCTGCTTGCTGCACTGCTCATCCTGTGTTGTGGCCCCCATGGAGGACCCTCGGCATAGCAGTATATGGTGGCGGTTCGGAGTGCCCCCCTCCCGGATGATGACCCCTGTTGAAGCGCTACATGGTGGAGGTTCATAACGGCCCACCTGGATGACTTCTGACATAGCACTACATGGTGGCGGTTCATAGCGGCACCCTTGGATGACCCGACCACCCCCACCCGGTGCAGCACTACATGGTGGTTCATAGCGGCCCCACTGGATGACCCCTGGTGCAGCACTACATGGTGGTTCATAGCGGCCCCACTGGATGACCCGACCACCCCCACCTGGTGCAGCACTACATTGTGGTTCATAGCGGCCCCCCTGGACGATGGCCCCCTGGTGCAGCACTACATTGTGGTTCATAGCGGCCCCCCTGGACGATGGCCCCCTGGTGCAGCACTACATGGTGGCTGTTCATAGCGGCCCCTCTGGACGATGGCCCCCTGGTGCAGCACTACATGGTGGTTCATAGCGGCCCCCCTGGTGCAGCACTACATGGTGGTTCATAGCGGCCCCCCTGGACGACCCCTGGCTCAGCACTACATGGTGGCGGTTCCGGATGTCCAGGATTATGCTCCTTTTGCTCCACCGCCTGTCATCTGATTGGGGGGGTGGCGGCACACGGAGTCCTGCAGTCTGTGTACATCCCGGCACCGTTGGCCTCGGACCGCCATGTTTCTGGCAGCTGGGTAGACCGTTGTGGTGCCCCGCACGACCCCCTACAGCCTCCCCGGAGGACGGCGGAGCCCCTGACAAGGTGACAGCAGTCACACAATCACCACGGTCCCTCAGATCATTGGGGGTCCTGAGCGTTGGCCCCCTGAACAGATATAAGCTGCCATGGGTGGGCAGCAATTAGTTGTCCGGGTGATGTATAACTTTCTACACCCAAGTAATGGTACGCCACCCGCCACAGTACAGAAACCacctgatcactgcagccaatcagaggcctgcgCTGTCAGTGTACTGTGGACTATTGTAACTCATGGGGGAGGGGTGACACCTGACTTCAGGAGTCCGGCTGACAATGCAGACCAGTAACTTGCAATTAAAGGGCCTGTCCAGTATGTCCATCACCAGTCCTATAGATGAGTGAAGTGTTTGCGGGGGgttaactgctgggacccccatggCTCACAAGAATAGGGATTGGAGTCCTGTGACTACAATGGTAATCGTTCACGGTCCATGGGACTGACAGATGGCCGAGCACTCCGCTGTCTTGTGGCTGATGGATGGCGCTGTAGTGGTGACCTTCGGGGACTCTTGTTCTTTGTTGGGGTCCAAGCACATTCTATGTATCACATCCTGTGGATAGATTGTATCAacttcttttaaaggggtattcccactttAGCTTTTCAGAGCCAAGGTGGTAAACCAGCGCCAACGGAGAGCCTGGCACTCTCCGGAGCTCTTATGGGAGCTAGGGAAACCacataatgcactgcaataccctgtttctgtagctcattcatatccatgagggctacagagatcacacgACTAGGCACTGATGACTGGAACAGATTCCGGGTCTTCCATCTCAGACATGAGAGGCCATGAAAGTACCCCTTAAGTTGTCCAGCTCTTAAAGATTGACCCATCCAGTCTGTAGGCGATCGGTGGGGACTCACTATCTGAAGTCAAGTTGGGGATCGCCTGCCATACCGTGCTAGGTCACTGCACCAAGTAGGAGGCGACGGCTAGGATCCTTCTGATGGCCGATGACTTGTACCATGCATGGGGCTGCAGAGTATCAGCTGTACAAGAATGGCACCACTGGTGGTCGGCTGGGTTTGCAGATCCTGAATGATCTTACGACTCCTTGAGATCAGATCTATGAACAGAATGTTGTTGGGGTAACAAGCTTTTAACTTTCTTCCCGCAGGTGAACTTCACGGTCGACCAGATACGTGCCATCATGGACAAAAAGGCAAATATCCGCAACATGTCTGTCATAGCGCACGTGGACCATGGGAAGTCCACTCTGACAGACTCGCTGGTATGTAAGGCTGGCATTATTGCATCTGCTCGAGCTGGGGAGACGCGTTTTACGGACACTCGTAAGGATGAGCAGGAGCGATGCATCACCATCAAGTCTACGTAAGTCAGTCTTTAGCATTAGTACCAGCGAGCGAACGTTCATGTCTGACCCTGCCGAGTAACTCCACCTTCTATCCTGTAGCGCAATCTCCCTCTTCTACGAGCTTTCTGAAAACGACTTGGCCTTCATCAAGCAAAGTAAAGATGGCTGTGGCTTTCTAATCAACCTGATTGACTCCCCTGGCCATGTTGACTTCTCCTCTGAGGTCACCGCTGCCCTCCGTGTCACTGATGGAGCTTTAGTTGTAGTGGATTGTGTCTCTGGTGAGTCTTCGCTCGTCCCTGACCTTCACCTGAAGACTCCTTCCAGACAAGCGCTGACTTCTCTTCCTCTTCCCTAACGACACTAGGAGTCTGTGTGCAAACGGAGACCGTGCTCCGCCAGGCCATTGCCGAGCGCATCCGACCCGTGTTGATGATGAACAAGATGGACCGTGctcttctggaactccagcttggAACGCAAGAGCTGTACCAGACTTTCCAACGAATTGTCGAAAATGTGAACGTAATCATTTCCACCTACGGTGAGGGAGAAACCGGACCAATGGGAAACATAATGGTGAGCAGAACCGCTGTGCATGAATCTGTAGGTTATAGAAGCCGCCATGTTGAGGGCTCATCGGCATCACTAATCTGGTTGAGATGGTGTAGAGTCTCAAGGGCCCTTTAAGACGAACCAATTCTCCTTTGAGCATGTGATGTCGCCGCTAACGCAATCGCACTCagtcagcctgtttagacaggcagatggttgagaatcattcacttcagTGTTTCATAGTCCTATATGGGACACTGAGGGGAGTGTTATATAAATGCACCAGCCATCAGGGATTTAGTCCTGAAACTGCACGACTAGCAAGCTGACCTCGTTCTTCCGGTCGCTGGCTCGCGTCCAAACCAAACAATCTTGAGCTGTAGCGACtctgccacatgtgaatgcaCATTTAAGGGTAAGCTTCATAGTCAGTGAGGCACAGATGCTGAACAATGGCTACAAAGGTGCTTGGCATGTGTGATATCAGTCTTGGCTTCATGAACAGTCTGGATTGTCACATAGTAACACTGCATGTTGGGCTGAAGAGACAGGTccgtctagttcagcctattaaccgtTCTGCACTTCCTGGGTTaatctggtgacatttagtggagtttACTTTAGcactttgcatctcatctgacatttcacttTATTCAAACGACACTAGGGAAATTTAATGGACTTGTTTTCTCGCCCACCTCAGTTTGTCCTGCATTAAAGGGCCACGGCTCCATATTTTTACCACTTCTATAATTGAACAGTTTACAGTTAGGCTTGGCTCACACGTGGAACTTCACTACATATTACATGTACACAATGGGCTCAATGAGAGTGTATTGATCTGTGTTGAAGGACCTTTCACCTCCCTGTAACTATCATTAAtgccgctggatcctcaccaaccCCTCCAGTAGTGTATCAACCCAATCTATGATGTATCAGACTAAAGCAGCAGGAAGACGGCAGTTTGCCAATCCCGATCTTTGTGGTAAATTGCAGTCtgtcccaatcccccccccccccccccccaccaagacgtgtctagcctgccctgcactccccttcTTACTGATGCAGACACCTGCTGGTGGTCATTGTGCTAATCCTCTAATGACAGCCCCCTCATCTACCAACTTtgtaaacttgttggggtgtgccagttaaGGACTAGCCCCCCTctatccctcctcctgtcactcaGCTGCtgatcatcctgctctcccaaactgcCATCTACCCCAGCAAGCAGCTCCTTTCCATGGTGCCAATGGATTTGTGTtataagctgctcatttagatccagtatctgggcttccaaatacaCAACACGCTCACATCTACAGCAGCATGCAGCCAGGTGGTCAAGGAccacatacatggcacaagatgtactcTGGGTGGCATTGTCAATAATTCTAATCTTCCTCTTTAGATTGACCCAGTTCTTGGTACCGTTGGCTTCGGCTCTGGGTTGCATGGCTGGGCTTTTACCCTGAAACAGTTTGCTGAGATGTACGTAGCAAAGTTTGCTGCAAAGGGAGAAGGTCAGCTGTCAACAACAGATCGTGCAAAGAAAGTGGAAGACATGATGAAGAAGCTGTGGGGCGATAGGTAAGCTGTGGCTAGATGTGTCCATTCGCTGCACATTCGAGTGGGAATATATTGATGCTCATGTATCTAACTTGCAGGTATTTTGACCCATCAAATGGCAAATTCTCCAAGGCTGCCAGCAATGCTGATGGTAAAAAGCTGCCAAGAACATTCTGTCAGCTGGTCCTGGACCCAATCTTCAAGGTATGTTGTGGGGGGTTGCTCTGTTCATGGCGTGGTCTCTAGTAGTTTGGGTGGGCTACTGTAAATGATGACTAaacatttcttcactttgaccTGATAAAATGGCTGAAGAAATCCTGAAGTCTGATAAGTTAAAATGATCGTCCCCACCTGATGTGTGCAGGCAGGGGTGGCTGAGCTGCTGGGTCACACCTTCCTGGAACTGTCAATAGAAGTCAAACTGCTACTGTTCCTGTAATGCTGGTCACCTCGGGCAGGATGGGGGAGACGGAAGGGATCCTACTTAGTCTTGTATCCTGTGTCTGGGACCGTAGCCTTAAAGTGTTCCCACAATCAGCTATGGAATTCCCACAGCTTGTCAGATACGGGACACCTGAAGTCTATGTGGTGTCAGCGCATCTAGCGGCTTCGAGTTGAGCGCTGTGCTGCTGGTCAGAAggcacttccacatcacctgaccagcagcacggGGCTCACTAGAGGCACAAGACTCATGAGGCAAGGAGGAACGCTGGATCTTCTGAAATTGGTTGTGGAAACgcagctgatttcgagtcaaTCCACACCAATAGTGCAGAGCCCGACTGTCGTGGGAAGGAACAAAGGAATTTCTTGTGTGTAACTTACAGCTTTTGATGCTGCTTTTTAGGTTTTTGATGCCATCATGAACTTCAAGAAAGACGAGACTGCAAAACTAATTGAGAAATTGGAGATTAAGCTGGACACTGAAGACAAGGATAAGGATGGCAAACAGTTGCTTAAGGTAGCTCACTTCACAATAGTGCAGTTTATACATTTACACGGTTATGTGGCCTTATATTGTACCTTCTTGTTGTGACTAGGCTGTGATGAGACGCTGGCTTCCAGCTGGTGAAGCTCTCCTTCAGATGATCACCATCCACCTGCCTTCACCAGTCACTGCTCAGAAGTACCGTTGTGAGCTTCTGTATGAGGGACCGCCTGATGATGACGCTGCCATGGGTAGGTGTCCAGTATCTAACCTAGGTTAAAGGAAATAAGCAATATGTGACAAAGCCCTGCTGTGAGCGTCGCAATGCTGCTTGCCCAGACAACACCAAAGGTAAACTatctacacaggatgattatcactCGAAATTCCTTCAAACTAACAAGATTGAGctataatcatcccatgtaaatgagaAAAGACGAAACATCAGCAGTAAGTGACGCAAACATCGCGAgattcttgctcagcgcttcacataaaaATGTAGCACTGGGTGAGAAGCCCACAATCAGCGGTGTTCTGTCTAAACACATTACAGGCGCTATCTGCCTTAGAGGTGGTGATGGCACTCGTGCAATCCCAATGGTCATTCAGATGAGTCCGTGGCAAGCTCTCATCAGGATGTTGGAATGCACAAGGCAGCAAATAACAGCAGCATGACTTAAGGGGAAATAAACTACAAAGTTCACAATGTTACGGCACCATAAAGCGTCAATACCCAATTTCCTGAGCTTAAATGGGTGGGCTGAGTTGAGCTTCTACAAGAAGCCTGTTCTCCATACAACAAAAACCTGTGTATTCTCCACACTCCTACAGAGCATTGCACATCAGTGCTCTGTCCTCCATTGCTGTGTCCCACCCAGGTCTCATGACGTCAtagccactgcagccaataacagcttgGTGCTTGACTGAGCTCCATTATTGGCTGATGTGCCTAGGCCTGCCTGTAAATGTAACCAGAGACCCAAAGGGGCAGCATGGGTCACAGCAGGTGAGAATATACAGGGGTTTTCTGTTTCTTTGAGTATTCCCCATAGAGTAAAAATATAACTGACCCCTTAGTGTGGTGTGGATTAGTTTAACTTCATATAGTCGAGACCCTTaacttcttaaccctttccaatccactgacatcttctttctacattctgatcgaagcttgtacagctccaatgtcaagatgtacaacagggtattcttaccctctattgccagccactccgctgtcagtctcactggcgcacacactggctttagtcagcaaaaggtgccttttaggaaaccctgaatctaaaactgTATTGGAAAAAGTTAATGGCACTTTGAAGGTGGTTTTGGCTATGCATGCTGCAGTTTTCTTGGTATGTTACCACTTTAGGGTATATATGACTTCATAGTTCAGATTGTCATGGCTCTGGTGCAACTGGCTTGTAGTAACAGGTTTTTGGAGCTGATTGGGTTGTTGGCTCAAATCCACTTGGTTAAAGTTGCCACATCCATAACTACGAAGTATTAAGTGTCATGTATGTTCTGCACTCCGTTTCATTCCCATAAAGGGTGACAGTGTTATGCAGGTTAGTAACTACATGGCAGCATATGGGTAAGATTATTGCATCAACACGACTCGGTGTGAGTCTTAAGCTAACACTTGACTTATCTCAACTAGGCATTAAGAACTGTGATCCTAAAGCACCACTCATGATGTACATATCGAAGATGGTGCCCACAACTGACAAGGGCAGATTCTATGCTTTTGGCCGTGTGTTCTCTGGTGTTGTGTCTACTGGCCTCAAAGTTAGAATTATGGGACCAAACTTCACCCCTGGAAAGAAAGAGGATCTTTACCTGAAGCCCATTCAGAGGTGAGTAACACAATCCTATATAATGCATGTAGTAATTGTGCGGAGCTTCCACTGGGTTCTAAGCAATTTTACCTTTAAACACTAGAACTATTCTGATGATGGGACGTTATGTAGAGCCCATTGAAGATGTACCTTGTGGCAACATTGTTGGTTTGGTTGGAGTGGACCAGTTTTTGGTTAAGACCGGAACAATCACCACCTTTGAACATGCACACAACATGCGTGTTATGAAGTTCAGCGTGAGCCCTGTTGTCCGTGTTGCTGTGGAAGCAAAGAACCCTGCTGACCTCCCAAAACTTGTAGAAGGCTTGAAGCGTCTGGCAAAATCTGACCCTATGGTGCAGGTATGTACTTCAGAGTGACTTGCCTATACATTGGGTGATCTGTTTTAAATGAGGAATTTGAAGTTCTCAATGTCTGCAGTTTTCTAAAACACTATTACATTGCTAACGACATGCAGCCttgacactttttttctttttctcaagtgtatcaTTGAGGAGTCTGGGGAACACATCATTGCTGGAGCTGGTGAGCTGCATTTGGAAATCTGTCTGAAAGATCTGGAAGAAGACCATGCTTGTATTCCAATCAAGGTAACAGAAGTTGGCTGCAGCCTCAAGCTGTTCATTAAGTGGAACCTGCTGAACACAAGTGGCACGTTCATGGCGTTAATACGCTTATTTCACTTTCTTCTTAGAAATCTGATCCCGTTGTGTCTTACCGAGAGACCGTGAGTGAGGAATCCAGCCTACTGTGCTTGTCAAAGTCTCCCAACAAGCACAACCGTCTGTACATGAAGGCTCGTCCTTTCCCCGATGGCCTAGCTGAAGATATTGACAAAGGCGACGTGGCAGCTCGTCAAGAGCTGAAGACTAGGGCCCGTTATCTGGCTGAGAAATACGAATGGGATGTGACTGAAGCAAGAAAGATCTGGTGTTTTGGTCCTGATGGAACTGGGCCAAATATCCTCACTGACGTCACCAAAGGAGTCCAGTACCTAAATGAAATCAAGGACAGTGTAGTGGCAGGCTTCCAATGGGCTACAAAGGAGGTATGCTTTAGTAAGACATTAGTCTCTCAACTAAATCTATTAGCTAGGTGCAGTACAGATATGATGGGGGAACATGTCGGCCAACAACTGGTATCCAGTAAAATGCTGTGAAACTTCACCTAAAGGAAGAGTGCTAAATAATTGACTTCTGTGTGTAAATGTGACACTAGATATCTTCCATTGTATGTTTCTTCAACTTTATTTTCTGATGCATTCTCAGGGTGCTCTTTGTGAAGAGAACTTGAGGGCTGTTCGCTTCGATGTGCATGATGTGACCCTTCATGCTGATGCCATTCACAGAGGAGGTGGACAGATCATACCCACCGCTCGTCGCTGTCTCTACGCTTGCGTACTAACGGCACAACCCCGCTTGATGGAACCCATCTATCTTGTAGAGATCCAGGTCAGTACAGACTTCCTCTGTTTCCTATCCACTGTAGACATGAAACTCCATATTAACAATTACCATTTCAACAGTGCCCCGAGCAAGTGGTTGGAGGAATCTATGGTGTCTTGAACAGGAAGCGTGGCCATGTGTTTGAAGAATCCCAGGTTGCCGGCACACCAATGTTTATTGTTAAAGCTTATTTGCCAGTCAACGAATCATTTGGTGAGTTTTGGTAGCAGGTCAACTTTCCATGCAGCCTTTCCTTCTGTTGCCCTTTTGTTTGCAATGCACTCTGATGGGGCACCCACCCCCTTTAGTGGCAGACCTCTTATCTTCAGTGGTAAAACCATCTTTAATGAAGTGTATTACAAGATGAGCATAACCTG
The sequence above is a segment of the Eleutherodactylus coqui strain aEleCoq1 chromosome 7, aEleCoq1.hap1, whole genome shotgun sequence genome. Coding sequences within it:
- the EEF2 gene encoding elongation factor 2 — encoded protein: MVNFTVDQIRAIMDKKANIRNMSVIAHVDHGKSTLTDSLVCKAGIIASARAGETRFTDTRKDEQERCITIKSTAISLFYELSENDLAFIKQSKDGCGFLINLIDSPGHVDFSSEVTAALRVTDGALVVVDCVSGVCVQTETVLRQAIAERIRPVLMMNKMDRALLELQLGTQELYQTFQRIVENVNVIISTYGEGETGPMGNIMIDPVLGTVGFGSGLHGWAFTLKQFAEMYVAKFAAKGEGQLSTTDRAKKVEDMMKKLWGDRYFDPSNGKFSKAASNADGKKLPRTFCQLVLDPIFKVFDAIMNFKKDETAKLIEKLEIKLDTEDKDKDGKQLLKAVMRRWLPAGEALLQMITIHLPSPVTAQKYRCELLYEGPPDDDAAMGIKNCDPKAPLMMYISKMVPTTDKGRFYAFGRVFSGVVSTGLKVRIMGPNFTPGKKEDLYLKPIQRTILMMGRYVEPIEDVPCGNIVGLVGVDQFLVKTGTITTFEHAHNMRVMKFSVSPVVRVAVEAKNPADLPKLVEGLKRLAKSDPMVQCIIEESGEHIIAGAGELHLEICLKDLEEDHACIPIKKSDPVVSYRETVSEESSLLCLSKSPNKHNRLYMKARPFPDGLAEDIDKGDVAARQELKTRARYLAEKYEWDVTEARKIWCFGPDGTGPNILTDVTKGVQYLNEIKDSVVAGFQWATKEGALCEENLRAVRFDVHDVTLHADAIHRGGGQIIPTARRCLYACVLTAQPRLMEPIYLVEIQCPEQVVGGIYGVLNRKRGHVFEESQVAGTPMFIVKAYLPVNESFGFTADLRSNTGGQAFPQCVFDHWQILPGDPFDNSTRPFQVVAETRKRKGLKEGIPALDNFLDKL